One Pecten maximus chromosome 16, xPecMax1.1, whole genome shotgun sequence DNA window includes the following coding sequences:
- the LOC117344915 gene encoding uncharacterized protein LOC117344915 codes for MVIMKIIYEKLLVIHAVLVLPACTNYVSDTFTNVCGEDGSVFSSMNRTVQVKSAIQCARECIHVAPTIGGVCDGINVCVESGDPTCELLFTLLNGTDKLYEVSRAGCMFYSRKKGNITCKDNTDTGNSTDPTSGVGNGATDNTVTDSSVDPTSYPGDVTIDHTATESSSDLTILRDITTVETTHTNQTNEDSSWPKGTYTLLQPSTGCPNGWSTGYIQFEMQAGGNSYHSSNYLKGDVISNLVQWYFCTKTSDVGLDEWPSGRYCVMRHGGNCPSDFWEGLISFDEEDSGNHADRTRNGTLPDLYTTRDVALHFCCKNDATDAGSEMTLPISDPFYLFPFFDGVCPNVRGMNSSREHTYFDCENTYNQNFVSGATPLSIISNNHQISFCYYH; via the exons ATggtaattatgaaaattatctACGAAAAACTTCTTGTTATTCATGCTGTCTTAGTTTTACCAGCTTGTACCAATTATGTTAGCGATACGTTCACAAATGTTTGCGGGGAAGATGGGTCTGTCTTTTCTTCAATGAACAGAACAGTTCAAGTCAAGTCAGCCATCCAGTGTGCGAGAGAATGTATCCATGTGGCGCCAACTATTGGCGGTGTTTGTGACGGTATAAATGTTTGTGTTGAGAGCGGGGATCCAACTTGCGAGCTACTCTTTACGCTCTTAAATGGCACTGATAAGTTATACGAAGTCTCTAGAGCTGGATGTATGTTCTATAGCAGAAAAAAGGGGAACATTACCTGTAAAGACAACACAGACACCGGAAACTCTACGGATCCTACTTCCGGTGTTGGAAATGGGGCTACCGACAACACAGTCACCGACAGTTCTGTGGATCCGACATCCTATCCTGGGGATGTCACGATCGACCACACAGCCACCGAAAGTTCTTCAGATCTGACGATTCTGAGAGATATAACTACAGTCGAAACGACACATACTAATCAGACGAATGAAG ACTCAAGTTGGCCAAAGGGAACGTACACTTTGTTGCAACCCTCCACCGGTTGTCCGAATGGCTGGTCCACGGGATACATACAGTTCGAGATGCAGGCGGGTGGGAATAGCTACCACTCCAGTAATTATCTCAAAG GCGATGTGATCAGCAACTTGGTGCAGTGGTATTTCTGTACAAAAACATCAGACGTCGGCTTGGACGAGTGGCCATCGGGTAGATACTGTGTAATGAGACATGGCGGGAACTGTCCGAGCG ACTTTTGGGAAGGGCTAATTTCTTTTGATGAGGAGGACAGTGGTAACCACGCCGACAGAACCAGAAATGGCACACTACCCGACTTATACACAACACGTGATGTCGCTCTACACTTCTGCTGCAA GAACGATGCCACTGACGCTGGATCGGAGATGACTCTCCCGATTTCCGACCCGTTCTATTTGTTTCCATTCTTTGACGGAGTTTGTCCAAATGTCCGCGGTATGAACAGTAGCAGAGAGCACACCTATTTTGATTGTGAAAACACCTATAACCAAAACTTTGTGTCTGGGGCGACACCGCTTAGTATCATATCAAATAATCATCAGATTTCTTTCTGCTATTACCATTGA
- the LOC117344917 gene encoding uncharacterized protein LOC117344917 → MTTTWCSYLSLLLVIRPYQTSSAPSHLVLHMLDDLRPVECISVQCSAGKQLSFCKRNSTSDYCHQCPIGSSQPLHVDSRRVKDQKDIPKCVRTNIACPPETTPIKVNGKKVDCKCDTSRGYVGENYMFCLKYTKCPPGTGFEVQSGSCSPCPLGSFNQGWNYESCKTHTNCTQINRETRSYGNTTKDSVCGEMLEPDVITSPVTPTSAVLGDTVEYQGRPKQGYTIHEDADKDMSLKHPQDCLLIETERHKNGILTVVTLVMGVAVLVLAILLTLVTCKLRKDKPMSMRLCERMATSGNDKPGIQAEDDCGPEMTLVCSDNRDDGVEQPGTMTIYPKINAVPCKPTAPSMTPSMDL, encoded by the exons ACATCCTCAGCTCCGAGCCATCTTGTACTACACATGTTGGATGATTTACGCCCGGTTGAATGTATCAGTGTACAATGTTCCGCTGGAAAAC aattgtCATTTTGTAAGAGAAACAGTACATCAGACTATTGTCACCAATGTCCAATAGGAAGTTCGCAGCCATTACACGTTGACTCCAGGAGAGTAAAGGACCAAAAGGATATACCGAAATGCGTACGGACAAACATTGCTTGTCCACCCG AGACGACACCAATAAAAGTAAATGGCAAAAAGGTAGACTGCAAGTGTGACACTTCCAGAGGTTATGTCGGCGAGAACTACATGTTTTGTCTGAAGTATACAAAGTGCCCTCCTGGAACGGGGTTTGAAGTCCAAA GCGGATCATGCAGTCCTTGTCCCCTTGGGTCGTTCAATCAGGGTTGGAATTACGAATCCTGTAAAACTCACACCAA TTGCACCCAAATCAACCGAGAAACGAGGTCGTATGGGAACACAACCAAGGACAGTGTGTGTGGAGAAATGTTAGAACCGGAcgtgattacctcccctgtaacACCGACAAGCGCCGTGTTAGGTGATACGGTAGAGTACCAAGGGAGACCAAAACAAGGATATACCATACACGAGGATGCAGATAAAG ATATGTCACTGAAACATCCACAGGACTGCCTACTGATTGAAACCGAGAGGCACAAAAATGg TATCCTCACGGTCGTGACCCTTGTTATGGGCGTAGCTGTTCTGGTCCTGGCGATACTCCTGACGTTAGTTACCTGCAAGCTCCGCAAGGATAAACCAATGT CTATGAGACTTTGCGAAAGGATGGCAACCTCTGGGAACGATAAACCAG GAATCCAGGCAGAAGATGACTGTGGGCCAGAAATGACTTTGGTTTGCTCTGACAATAGAG ATGATGGAGTTGAACAACCAG GGACAATGACCATCTACCCAAAGATAAATGCTGTTCCGTGTAAACCTACAGCCCCGTCAATGACACCATCAATGGACTTGTAG